From one Burkholderia pyrrocinia genomic stretch:
- a CDS encoding DUF748 domain-containing protein: MASADKKTVSSTLHALGGVARSRRTRRIGIGVLIFLVLFGLLGFFAAPPLIRHVAEQQLSKQLDRPATIQRIALNPYTLNLEADGIRVGERGGRGDFVDIGKLVVRPSWSSLFRGAPIVNEIRLDSPRFHIVRYDAQRFNFTDLIEKFSTPSKPESKPTQFSVSNIQVNDGRIDFDDRLLNEKHVVDNWMLGIPYIATLAAKTDIFVEPKLRMRFDGSPIAIDGRTKPFAQSRESEIALKFDRLDVPKLISYVPAKLPVAVTSGLLSSNLAINFAMSGETPALRVSGTVDLNDAKVTDHASAPLFAARGVHVAAASLEPLRNAMHFDEIRIDQPVVDLSRDKQGVLNVEKLAAQPGAAPKAEAGKPAASGAAAAAASGTATAAASGAKAETATAAASGAKAETAAAAASGAKAETAAAKEAPPLDLTIRHFAIDGGTVNVDDRVPAPPSALSLTKLAATLDGFSLQGKTPAKYTLSTSLSRGGDVKAEGTFNLAAKQADTKLTVAALALPALQPYLGEATRARVLDGTLGATVNAQADWGKTPLAAQVADSTVSLKSLKVATPDAKAPAIVLPDASAKITKVDVAARTAEIASVDASGLALDVQRLKDGKIDLAALAEPAQASVPKRTVARKAEAAAPSWHYRIDALNVKGSSANFTDLSTPRPVKLAIKPLELSVQKISDDMTRPLPVQLKATLNRKGSLNVAGDVTAQPLKAGLKINGNRLDAAAFEPYFGSALNVTIASALLNAQGNLTFAQVKDTPRATYRGDVALVDVRMLDKATSDPFAGWRSLALSNLKANYDEKGTDVDAARVTFSNFYGRVLLDAQGRLNLKDVVAKQSGPAQSLTRDASKGEPVPLSPGMTPPAAAPAASAAVAQQASAPAAASAPAVVKAATPPQNPVRMHFGQLVLQSGRVTYTDNFIKPNYTANLVAINGTVGAFGTDSTTSAPVDVAANLAGNGPISIKGSVNPLIEKPALDLTATAHDIELTNLTPYSAKYAGYPITKGKLNVDLHYQLANDQLSANNHIFIDQLTFGDRVENDTATKLPVKLAISLLKNTRGQIDVNLPVSGSLSNPEFSVGGLIWHAVLNLIAKAVTSPFTLLANAFGGGGEDLGYVEFAPGTYDLTDAQQKKLDTVVKMLTEKASIRLDLIGRVDPAKDTPGLRDAYVERLVRQQKLKDVVGQGESIDPMSVKVDPAEYSKYLTRAYKAADFKKPRNLVGLQKTLPDADMKQALADHAPADDNALRALAQQRAQAVRQYLEGKIDSSRVFVVAPKLDAKGIEDKGATTRVDFGLQ; this comes from the coding sequence ATGGCAAGCGCAGACAAGAAAACCGTATCCTCGACCCTCCATGCCCTCGGCGGCGTTGCACGCTCGCGCCGGACCCGGCGTATCGGCATCGGCGTACTGATCTTCCTGGTTTTATTCGGACTGCTCGGGTTCTTCGCGGCGCCGCCGCTGATCCGCCATGTCGCCGAACAGCAATTGAGCAAGCAGCTCGACCGGCCGGCCACGATCCAGCGCATCGCGCTGAACCCGTACACGCTGAACCTCGAAGCCGACGGCATCCGCGTCGGCGAGCGCGGCGGCCGCGGCGACTTCGTCGACATCGGCAAGCTCGTCGTGAGGCCGTCGTGGTCGTCGCTGTTCCGCGGTGCGCCGATCGTCAATGAAATCCGCCTCGATTCGCCGCGCTTTCACATCGTCCGCTACGACGCGCAGCGCTTCAACTTCACCGACCTGATCGAGAAGTTCTCGACGCCGTCCAAACCCGAAAGCAAGCCGACGCAGTTCTCGGTGTCGAACATCCAGGTGAACGACGGTCGGATCGACTTCGACGATCGCCTGCTGAACGAAAAGCACGTCGTCGACAACTGGATGCTCGGCATCCCGTATATCGCGACGCTGGCGGCGAAGACCGACATCTTCGTCGAGCCGAAGCTGCGCATGCGTTTCGACGGCAGCCCGATCGCGATCGACGGCAGGACCAAGCCGTTCGCGCAGTCGCGCGAGTCGGAGATCGCGCTGAAGTTCGACCGTCTCGACGTGCCGAAGCTGATCTCGTACGTGCCGGCGAAGCTGCCGGTGGCCGTGACGAGCGGCCTGCTGAGCAGCAACCTCGCGATCAATTTCGCGATGAGCGGCGAGACGCCCGCGCTGCGGGTGTCGGGCACCGTCGACCTGAACGACGCGAAGGTAACGGACCACGCGTCCGCGCCGCTGTTCGCCGCGCGCGGCGTGCACGTCGCGGCGGCCAGCCTCGAGCCGCTGCGCAACGCGATGCACTTCGACGAGATCCGGATCGACCAGCCGGTGGTCGACCTGTCGCGCGACAAGCAGGGCGTGCTGAACGTCGAGAAGCTCGCCGCGCAACCCGGCGCCGCACCGAAGGCGGAAGCCGGCAAGCCGGCCGCGTCGGGCGCCGCAGCCGCAGCCGCTTCCGGGACCGCCACCGCAGCGGCCAGCGGTGCGAAGGCCGAAACCGCCACCGCAGCAGCCAGCGGCGCGAAGGCCGAAACCGCCGCCGCAGCAGCCAGCGGCGCAAAGGCCGAAACCGCCGCCGCGAAGGAGGCGCCGCCGCTCGACCTGACGATCCGTCATTTCGCGATCGACGGCGGCACGGTCAACGTCGACGACCGCGTGCCGGCGCCGCCGTCCGCGCTGTCGCTCACGAAGCTCGCCGCGACGCTCGACGGATTCTCGCTGCAGGGCAAGACGCCCGCGAAGTACACGCTGTCGACGTCGCTGTCGCGCGGCGGCGACGTGAAGGCCGAAGGCACATTCAATCTCGCGGCGAAGCAGGCCGACACGAAGCTGACGGTCGCCGCGCTCGCGCTGCCGGCGCTGCAGCCGTACCTCGGCGAAGCGACGCGCGCGCGCGTACTCGACGGCACGCTCGGCGCGACCGTCAATGCACAGGCCGACTGGGGCAAGACGCCGCTCGCCGCGCAGGTCGCCGACAGCACGGTGAGCCTGAAATCGCTGAAGGTCGCGACGCCTGACGCGAAGGCGCCCGCGATCGTGCTGCCCGACGCGAGCGCGAAGATCACGAAGGTCGACGTCGCCGCGCGCACCGCGGAGATCGCGAGCGTCGACGCGAGCGGGCTCGCGCTCGACGTGCAGCGCCTGAAGGACGGCAAGATCGACCTCGCGGCGCTGGCCGAACCCGCGCAGGCGTCGGTGCCGAAGCGCACGGTCGCGCGCAAGGCCGAGGCTGCGGCGCCGTCGTGGCATTACCGGATCGACGCGCTGAACGTGAAGGGTTCGTCCGCGAACTTCACCGACCTGTCGACGCCGCGCCCGGTGAAGCTGGCGATCAAGCCGCTGGAACTGTCGGTGCAGAAGATCAGCGACGACATGACCAGGCCGCTGCCGGTGCAGTTGAAGGCGACGCTGAACCGCAAGGGTTCGCTGAACGTCGCGGGCGACGTGACCGCGCAGCCGCTGAAGGCCGGCCTGAAGATCAACGGCAACCGCCTCGACGCGGCCGCGTTCGAGCCGTACTTCGGCAGCGCACTGAACGTGACCATCGCGAGCGCGCTGCTCAACGCGCAGGGCAACCTGACGTTCGCGCAGGTGAAGGACACGCCGCGCGCCACCTATCGCGGCGACGTCGCGCTCGTCGACGTGCGGATGCTCGACAAGGCGACGTCCGACCCGTTCGCCGGCTGGCGCTCGCTCGCGCTGTCGAACCTGAAGGCGAACTACGACGAGAAGGGCACCGACGTCGACGCCGCACGCGTGACGTTCTCGAACTTCTACGGCCGCGTGCTGCTCGATGCGCAGGGGCGCCTGAACCTGAAGGACGTCGTCGCGAAGCAATCGGGCCCCGCGCAGTCGCTCACGCGTGACGCGAGCAAGGGCGAACCGGTGCCGCTGTCGCCGGGCATGACGCCGCCGGCCGCCGCGCCGGCGGCATCGGCAGCGGTCGCGCAGCAGGCATCCGCGCCGGCTGCCGCGTCCGCGCCGGCGGTCGTGAAGGCCGCGACCCCGCCGCAGAACCCGGTGCGGATGCACTTCGGTCAGCTCGTGCTGCAGAGCGGCCGCGTGACGTATACCGACAACTTCATCAAGCCGAACTACACGGCGAACCTCGTCGCGATCAACGGCACGGTCGGCGCGTTCGGCACGGATTCGACGACGTCCGCGCCGGTCGATGTCGCCGCGAACCTGGCGGGCAACGGGCCGATCTCGATCAAGGGCTCGGTGAACCCGCTGATCGAGAAACCCGCGCTCGACCTCACGGCGACCGCGCACGACATCGAGCTGACCAACCTGACGCCGTATTCGGCAAAGTACGCCGGCTATCCGATCACGAAGGGCAAGCTCAACGTCGACCTGCATTACCAGCTCGCGAACGACCAGTTGTCGGCGAACAACCACATCTTCATCGACCAGCTCACGTTCGGCGACCGCGTCGAAAACGATACGGCGACGAAGCTGCCGGTGAAGCTCGCGATCTCGCTGCTGAAGAACACGCGCGGCCAGATCGACGTGAACCTGCCGGTGTCGGGTTCGCTGTCGAATCCGGAGTTCAGCGTCGGCGGGTTGATCTGGCATGCGGTGCTGAACCTGATCGCGAAGGCCGTCACGTCGCCGTTCACGCTGCTCGCGAATGCGTTCGGCGGCGGTGGCGAGGATCTCGGCTACGTCGAGTTCGCGCCGGGCACGTACGACCTGACCGACGCACAGCAGAAGAAGCTCGACACTGTCGTGAAGATGCTGACCGAGAAGGCGTCGATCCGCCTCGACCTGATCGGCCGCGTCGATCCGGCGAAGGACACGCCGGGGCTGCGCGACGCGTATGTCGAGCGGCTGGTTCGGCAGCAGAAGCTGAAGGATGTGGTCGGCCAGGGCGAGAGCATCGACCCGATGTCGGTGAAGGTCGACCCCGCCGAATACTCCAAATACCTGACGCGCGCGTACAAGGCCGCCGACTTCAAGAAGCCGCGCAACCTGGTCGGCCTGCAGAAGACGCTGCCCGATGCGGACATGAAGCAGGCGCTGGCCGATCACGCACCGGCCGACGACAACGCGCTGCGCGCGCTCGCGCAGCAGCGTGCGCAGGCCGTGCGCCAGTACCTCGAAGGGAAGATCGATTCGAGCCGCGTGTTCGTCGTTGCGCCGAAGCTCGATGCGAAGGGCATCGAGGACAAGGGCGCGACGACCCGCGTCGACTTCGGGCTCCAGTAA
- a CDS encoding heavy metal translocating P-type ATPase, translated as MTEPLASSALQTIELSVDGMHCGGCTGRVQRALAAVPGVVEATVDLDAHAATVTAQETVEPGQLVDAVAEAGYRATVRDAAVEAVATAHTLLDEAPPVAVPALPAAGATIELDIDGMTCASCVSRVEKALTKVPGVTRASVNLATERATVDASTDVSATRLAEAVKQAGYGATPVAGAVATPPAESAASAELELDIGGMTCASCVGRVEKALAAVPGVARASVNLATERASVHGVGALDAAMLIAAVTTAGYRASLAAAPSAGATASADAQPASPAQDPDARKRREAVRERNLVIWSAVLSAPLVAPMLVAPFGIDLMLPGWLQLVLASIVQLGFGARFYRAAWHAVKARAGNMDLLVALGTSAAYGLSLWMLLRDPAHPGHLYFEASAVIVTLVRFGKWLESRAKRQTTEAIRALNALRPDRARVVEHGVERDVPLSQVRVGTNVSIRPGERVPVDGRIVSGRSHIDESLITGESLPVPKDGGDAVTAGSINGEGALVVETTAIGAETTLARIIRLVESAQAEKAPIQRLVDRVSEVFVPAILGIALLTLVGWLIAGAGMETAILNAVAVLVIACPCALGLATPAAIMAGTGVAARHGVLIKDAQALELAQRATVIAFDKTGTLTEGKPSVTAFEAVGMPRDEALALAAAVQRQSDHPLARAVVAAHEAGVAARGAAAPSAAAVAAADARAVAGRGVEARVGGQLLALGSTRWRDELGLAVPPALDARAAELERAGNTISWLMRADAPRALLALIAFGDTVKPGARDTIAALSARGVASVLVTGDNRGSAAAVAASLGIGEVHAQVLPDDKARVVAELKRTHGGIVAMVGDGINDAPALAAADVGIAMATGTDVAMHTAGITLMRGDPALVADAIDISKRTYRKIQQNLFWAFVYNLVGVPLAALGLLNPVIAGAAMAFSSVSVVTNALLLRRWKGRAR; from the coding sequence ATGACTGAACCACTTGCCTCCTCAGCGCTGCAAACGATCGAACTGAGCGTCGACGGCATGCATTGCGGCGGTTGCACGGGCCGCGTGCAGCGCGCGCTGGCCGCCGTGCCGGGCGTCGTCGAGGCGACGGTCGATCTCGATGCGCACGCGGCGACGGTGACCGCGCAGGAAACGGTCGAGCCCGGCCAGCTCGTCGACGCGGTCGCCGAGGCCGGTTATCGCGCGACGGTGCGTGACGCGGCGGTCGAAGCCGTCGCGACCGCGCATACGCTGCTCGACGAAGCACCACCTGTCGCGGTGCCGGCGCTTCCCGCAGCCGGTGCCACGATCGAACTCGACATCGACGGGATGACCTGCGCGTCGTGCGTGTCGCGTGTCGAAAAAGCACTCACGAAGGTGCCGGGCGTCACGCGTGCGTCGGTCAACCTGGCGACCGAGCGCGCCACGGTCGACGCCTCGACCGACGTTTCCGCTACGCGGCTCGCCGAAGCCGTAAAGCAGGCCGGCTATGGCGCAACGCCGGTCGCCGGCGCAGTCGCCACCCCGCCGGCAGAATCCGCCGCATCCGCCGAACTCGAACTCGACATCGGCGGCATGACCTGTGCGTCCTGCGTCGGCCGCGTCGAAAAAGCGCTGGCCGCCGTACCGGGCGTCGCACGCGCGTCGGTCAACCTTGCAACCGAGCGCGCGTCGGTGCACGGCGTCGGCGCACTCGACGCCGCCATGCTGATCGCGGCGGTCACGACGGCCGGCTACCGCGCATCGCTCGCCGCCGCGCCGTCGGCCGGCGCAACGGCCAGCGCCGACGCGCAACCGGCCAGCCCCGCACAGGACCCCGATGCCCGCAAGCGCCGCGAAGCGGTTCGCGAACGCAACCTCGTGATCTGGTCTGCCGTGCTGAGCGCGCCGCTCGTCGCGCCGATGCTCGTCGCGCCGTTCGGCATCGACCTGATGCTGCCCGGCTGGCTCCAGCTCGTGCTCGCGTCGATCGTGCAGCTCGGCTTCGGCGCGCGCTTCTACCGCGCGGCCTGGCATGCGGTGAAGGCGCGCGCCGGCAACATGGACCTGCTCGTCGCGCTCGGCACGTCGGCCGCGTACGGGCTGAGCCTGTGGATGCTGCTGCGCGATCCCGCGCATCCCGGCCACCTGTATTTCGAGGCGTCGGCCGTCATCGTCACGCTCGTGCGCTTCGGCAAATGGCTCGAATCGCGCGCGAAGCGCCAGACCACCGAAGCGATCCGCGCGCTGAACGCGCTGCGCCCCGATCGGGCGCGCGTCGTCGAACACGGCGTCGAACGCGACGTGCCGCTGTCGCAGGTGCGCGTCGGCACGAACGTCAGCATCCGCCCCGGCGAACGCGTGCCGGTCGACGGCCGGATCGTGTCGGGCCGCTCGCACATCGACGAATCGCTGATCACCGGCGAAAGCCTGCCCGTGCCGAAGGACGGCGGCGACGCCGTCACGGCCGGCTCGATCAACGGCGAAGGCGCGCTCGTCGTCGAAACCACCGCGATCGGCGCGGAGACGACGCTCGCGCGCATCATCCGCCTCGTCGAATCCGCGCAGGCCGAGAAGGCGCCGATCCAGCGGCTCGTCGATCGTGTCAGCGAAGTGTTCGTGCCGGCGATCCTCGGCATCGCGCTGCTGACGCTGGTCGGCTGGCTGATCGCCGGCGCCGGGATGGAAACCGCGATCCTCAATGCGGTCGCGGTGCTCGTCATCGCGTGCCCGTGCGCGCTCGGTCTCGCGACACCCGCCGCGATCATGGCCGGCACGGGCGTCGCGGCCCGGCACGGCGTGCTGATCAAGGACGCGCAGGCGCTCGAACTCGCGCAGCGCGCCACCGTGATCGCGTTCGACAAGACCGGCACGCTGACCGAAGGCAAGCCGTCCGTGACGGCGTTCGAAGCCGTCGGCATGCCGCGCGACGAAGCGCTCGCGCTCGCGGCGGCGGTGCAGCGCCAGAGCGACCATCCGCTCGCTCGCGCCGTGGTCGCCGCGCACGAGGCCGGCGTGGCCGCGCGCGGCGCCGCAGCGCCGTCGGCCGCTGCAGTCGCCGCAGCCGATGCGCGCGCAGTGGCCGGACGCGGCGTGGAAGCGCGCGTCGGCGGGCAATTGCTCGCGCTCGGCAGCACGCGCTGGCGCGACGAGCTCGGCCTGGCAGTGCCGCCGGCGCTCGACGCTCGCGCGGCGGAGCTCGAACGCGCGGGCAACACGATTTCATGGCTGATGCGCGCCGATGCGCCGCGCGCGCTGCTCGCGCTGATCGCGTTCGGCGACACCGTGAAGCCGGGCGCGCGCGACACGATCGCGGCGTTGTCGGCGCGCGGCGTCGCGAGCGTGCTCGTGACGGGCGACAACCGCGGCAGCGCGGCGGCCGTCGCGGCGTCGCTCGGCATCGGCGAAGTGCATGCGCAGGTGCTGCCCGACGATAAGGCGCGCGTCGTCGCCGAACTGAAGCGCACGCACGGCGGGATCGTCGCGATGGTCGGCGACGGGATCAACGACGCGCCCGCGCTCGCCGCGGCCGATGTCGGCATCGCGATGGCGACCGGCACGGACGTCGCGATGCACACGGCCGGCATCACGCTGATGCGCGGCGATCCGGCGCTCGTCGCCGACGCGATCGACATCTCCAAACGCACGTACCGGAAGATCCAGCAAAACCTGTTCTGGGCGTTCGTCTACAACCTGGTCGGCGTGCCGCTCGCGGCGCTCGGCTTGCTGAACCCGGTGATCGCGGGCGCGGCGATGGCGTTTTCCAGCGTCAGCGTCGTGACCAACGCGTTGCTGTTGCGGAGATGGAAAGGCCGCGCGCGCTGA
- a CDS encoding type II toxin-antitoxin system HicB family antitoxin, with protein MTQDHFTYRVTWSPEDGEHVGLCAEFPSLSWLDETPEGALAGIRRLVADVVRDMAANGEKVPEPIADRTYSGEFKVRIPPQAHRALVIQAAEQGVSLNRLASAKLCA; from the coding sequence ATGACCCAAGACCACTTTACGTACCGCGTAACGTGGTCCCCGGAGGACGGGGAGCACGTCGGCCTGTGCGCGGAGTTCCCGTCTCTTTCGTGGCTCGACGAAACGCCGGAAGGCGCACTGGCCGGCATTCGCCGGCTCGTCGCCGATGTCGTGCGCGACATGGCCGCGAACGGGGAGAAGGTGCCCGAGCCGATCGCCGACCGGACCTACAGCGGCGAATTCAAGGTTCGCATCCCTCCGCAGGCACACCGCGCGCTGGTGATCCAGGCCGCCGAGCAAGGCGTCAGCCTGAATCGCCTCGCGAGCGCCAAGCTCTGCGCCTGA
- a CDS encoding DUF1254 domain-containing protein: protein MIENQRESVSLRRACASLAIAALLAGCASQPDAIQRKTGWMRAEVADSYVYAYPLVLMDVAKEAATGGDGAQPGQAPLNTLRHAQALPPVGAVNPPLPGVDTLDSTGWLDVAAEPVVVTLPDTRGRYWDARALDMWTNVLWSSSSVPARGARGGARSQTIAFAAKDWQGTLPKGVQRVDVPSGNAWLEVRLQTSGGRDLTNVKKLQRAIRVVPLSVYTGAARGASVAVHAGSAPSEAVGGGTPAEQVAALDPKAFFARFAQALQDNPPPADDAHAQELLGEIGVSAGYPVLWTGDRLAAATAGVAEARARLATPPSNLLNANGWSWIGDTAGKYGQDYALRAYAAYTQFGTATRDDETLAVVRVDSDGHPLNGANRYVLHFAPGALPPARAFWTLTPYSTNGALPDLGAARRSLGDRDRLRRNRDGSIDIVVSASPGGAYAGNWLPAPRADFALALRLYAPKPQASDGSWMPPVVVRK from the coding sequence ATGATTGAAAACCAGCGAGAATCAGTTTCTCTGCGGCGCGCGTGCGCGTCGCTGGCCATTGCGGCGTTGCTTGCGGGGTGCGCGTCGCAACCCGACGCGATCCAGCGGAAAACCGGCTGGATGCGCGCGGAAGTCGCCGACTCCTATGTCTATGCGTATCCGCTCGTGCTGATGGACGTCGCGAAGGAAGCGGCGACGGGCGGCGATGGTGCGCAACCGGGGCAGGCGCCGCTCAACACGCTGCGCCACGCGCAGGCGCTGCCGCCCGTCGGCGCGGTCAATCCGCCGCTGCCGGGCGTCGACACGCTCGACTCGACCGGCTGGCTCGACGTCGCCGCCGAACCCGTGGTCGTCACGCTGCCCGACACGCGCGGCCGCTACTGGGATGCGCGTGCGCTCGACATGTGGACGAACGTGCTGTGGTCGTCGTCGAGCGTGCCGGCACGCGGTGCACGCGGCGGTGCGCGATCGCAAACGATTGCCTTTGCCGCGAAGGACTGGCAGGGCACGCTGCCGAAGGGCGTGCAGCGCGTCGACGTGCCGTCGGGCAATGCATGGCTCGAAGTGCGGCTGCAGACGAGCGGCGGGCGCGACCTGACGAACGTGAAGAAGCTGCAGCGCGCGATCCGCGTGGTGCCGCTTTCTGTTTACACAGGCGCGGCGCGCGGCGCGTCGGTCGCGGTCCATGCGGGCAGCGCGCCGTCCGAAGCGGTGGGCGGCGGCACGCCGGCCGAGCAGGTGGCCGCGCTGGACCCGAAGGCGTTCTTCGCGCGCTTCGCACAGGCGCTGCAGGACAACCCGCCACCGGCCGACGACGCGCACGCGCAGGAATTGCTCGGCGAAATCGGCGTGTCGGCCGGCTACCCGGTGCTGTGGACGGGCGACCGCCTCGCGGCCGCGACGGCGGGCGTCGCCGAGGCGCGCGCGCGGCTCGCGACGCCGCCGTCGAACCTGCTGAACGCGAACGGCTGGAGCTGGATCGGCGACACGGCCGGCAAGTACGGCCAGGACTATGCGCTGCGCGCGTACGCGGCCTACACGCAGTTCGGCACCGCGACGCGCGACGATGAGACGCTCGCGGTCGTCCGCGTGGACAGCGACGGCCATCCGCTGAACGGCGCGAACCGCTACGTGCTGCATTTCGCGCCGGGCGCGCTGCCGCCGGCGCGCGCGTTCTGGACGCTCACGCCCTATTCGACGAACGGCGCGCTGCCCGACCTCGGGGCGGCACGCCGCTCTCTCGGCGATCGCGACCGGCTGCGCCGCAACCGCGACGGCTCGATCGACATCGTCGTGTCGGCGTCGCCGGGCGGCGCGTATGCGGGCAACTGGCTGCCGGCGCCGCGCGCCGATTTCGCGCTCGCGTTGCGCCTGTACGCGCCGAAGCCGCAGGCGAGCGACGGATCGTGGATGCCGCCCGTCGTCGTCCGGAAATGA
- a CDS encoding GNAT family N-acetyltransferase — MLLMRPMTAGEFHAYRTRAIDGYARDLVSSGQNAVEDAADRARACFDTLLPDGLRTSGQILVVLIDGATGDAVGDLWYAIVPEGPNRTLFIYDLDIVPSRRRQGWATRALEALDAEARRYGITEIGLSVFNHNTAARALYRACGFAPITTTLIKPVIPG; from the coding sequence ATGCTGTTGATGCGGCCGATGACGGCCGGCGAATTCCACGCGTACCGCACGCGAGCCATCGACGGCTACGCGCGCGATCTCGTTTCATCCGGACAAAATGCTGTCGAAGACGCGGCCGATCGTGCGCGCGCCTGTTTCGACACGCTGTTGCCGGACGGGCTGCGGACATCCGGCCAGATACTCGTCGTGCTCATCGACGGCGCCACCGGCGACGCGGTGGGCGACCTCTGGTACGCGATCGTGCCCGAAGGGCCGAACCGCACGCTGTTCATCTACGATCTCGACATCGTCCCGTCCCGGCGTCGCCAGGGCTGGGCCACGCGCGCGCTCGAAGCGCTCGACGCCGAGGCGCGCCGGTACGGCATCACCGAGATCGGGCTGTCGGTGTTCAATCACAACACGGCGGCCCGCGCGCTGTATCGTGCGTGCGGCTTCGCGCCGATCACGACGACGTTGATCAAGCCGGTTATCCCGGGCTGA
- a CDS encoding MgtC/SapB family protein, with protein MLSNLELVMRLVLAAALGSVIGFERERLSWAAGLRTHMLVCVGSTLIMIVSAFGFADVLGSSEHIVLDPSRIAAQVVSGIGFLGAGSILLRGEIVRGLTTAASLWSVAAIGLAVGGGLYVASISATIIILIILAGIKPLERRYFTVRQRRQLALTVVSGALTFDSLHAALGPDSARVKQFILQRADDTGEHDEVRIALARVSELEYRAICDKLRALKGVTRFEEGNGLSGDE; from the coding sequence ATGCTCAGCAACCTGGAACTCGTGATGCGGCTCGTTCTCGCGGCGGCGCTCGGCAGCGTCATCGGCTTCGAGCGCGAGCGCCTGTCGTGGGCGGCCGGCCTGCGCACGCACATGCTCGTGTGCGTCGGCTCGACGCTGATCATGATCGTGTCGGCGTTCGGTTTCGCCGACGTGCTCGGCAGCAGCGAGCACATCGTGCTCGATCCGTCGCGGATCGCCGCGCAGGTCGTGTCGGGCATCGGCTTCCTCGGTGCGGGCTCGATCCTGCTGCGCGGCGAGATCGTGCGCGGGCTGACGACGGCCGCGAGCCTGTGGTCGGTCGCCGCGATCGGCCTCGCGGTGGGCGGCGGGCTCTATGTCGCGTCGATTTCGGCGACGATCATCATCCTGATCATCCTGGCCGGCATCAAGCCGCTGGAGCGGCGCTACTTCACGGTACGCCAGCGGCGCCAGCTTGCGCTGACGGTCGTGAGCGGTGCGCTGACGTTCGATTCGCTGCACGCGGCGCTCGGCCCCGACAGCGCGCGCGTGAAGCAGTTCATCTTGCAGCGTGCCGACGACACGGGCGAGCACGACGAGGTGCGCATCGCGCTCGCGCGGGTGTCGGAACTCGAATACCGGGCGATCTGCGACAAGCTGCGCGCGTTGAAGGGCGTCACGCGTTTCGAGGAAGGGAACGGGTTGTCGGGCGACGAATAG